The Juglans regia cultivar Chandler chromosome 16, Walnut 2.0, whole genome shotgun sequence nucleotide sequence ATTTCACCATATTCATAGTCATTACACCATTGGGTGCAGAATTACTGAGAGACATAACTAAAGTTTCCCAACTGTCTGGCAAAGAACTCAACAAAAGTAAAGCCTGAACTTCACCATCCAAGACAAGTTTCATGGTAGACAACTCATTCAATAATTCTTGAAAATTATTAAGGTGTTCTGCTACACTTTGTCCATccctatattttaaattcacaaGCCTTCATATcataaaagttttgttttgtgtAGTCTTTCACTCATAAAGACTTTCTAATTTCATCTAGAGACTATAATGTAACACGCCGCTTtccaaaaagacattttagaatctTCGGGGAGCTAGTTTgttactactaaacttaaacttaatagcttttctttttaacaaagcGTCAAATGCGAAagatttccataaataaaacaaacttcaataaaaactaaaaacccaaaataaagtcagcagaagcacttatttaaaaaaatacgaaagtcatgcatatcaaaataatttatttaaaccttaaaccataaaactaattatagcataatttgtctaggcctctgcctcccCTCCTTGGGTCAAGTTTTGTCCTGTAGTCTCATCCTCATTCATCACctgggtggtttaaaaacatgaaaataaactaaaatgagtcgaagactcagtaagattcataataacataaacataataaacataagattttcataaaaggTTTCATGTTGATGACTTAAagttcatgactgttcatactgatgcatATGCTATGTATGATTGATTtaactgaattaactgactgatctgactaaTTTATCTGATTTAATTGATTTATCTGACTAGCTagcacacttaaccctgtgtacgaggttgtgcaccggccccacgtcCCGCGgcagcaaggggagccgctgattgtattctggcatactatggtggaccacgcttgagcccgtggcttgcacatccaccctgaaactgaactgtattggtaccatgcatctgaatgaccatctgattaactgatcttatcttatcttgcatttgaacttaagatagcttacgtgttttatacacatgagatacatgacataatacatacataattataatttctgaatttgaacatgatgcagaATGACACGATCgcatgctatgctggatgacatatttgcatatgacatgagtggttcataaataatggttgtcaatgaactggcttgaataatacttatatataagctgaactgtgatgatcctaatttatgatcaaattacttaccttgcaaagctaatccactattttcagcGTGTAGTCGATCACCTATACAATGAGCgtgtaattttcgtaaatttttcaatcaaacacatgtttaaatatttaaccctgaaatgctaaaattaaccgattttaattcctcaatacttAAAATTCTCCTAAtccctaaaataccatcatttcccTAATTTCATCGACATCCAACTAATATTTACTTACcctaattttaattcaatacaaGTCTATCTAAGAAACAAGCATATCCcacttaaataatataattgttgctctaataaaaaaatattatcaaacctAAAATGATTTAGAACCCGAATATAGCCTAATAACATACATGTTTAtcttcatgataatataaaaaaataactcaattcTAATTAAGATCCTAGTACGCCTGCTTAGGCTCATTACATTACAAACTAAACTTTAAAGGGTAAAATTATCATAATGTTACAAACTAGAACCTATTATTGGCATTTCGTTTGAAACATAACCATGCAACTACGTAGATGGACACACAGCAGAGCTTACCGAGAGCTAGGCGTGAGGCTTTTGGACTTGGTGGTGCTGAACGACGGAGCTAGGTGGTTCCTCGGTGGCTCAAGGctggagagatagagagaaaccaaaagcttgagagagagagagaaagagagagagagagagagagagagagagaccaagtgatgaaagaaaaaaaaagtctgaGAGGGATCAGAGAGAACCAGTGGGCACGTTGTGAACTTATCAAAAGGGAGCAGTGGCTTGGGCTGGTGTGAGGTGCCAGGCGGCACTTCCTGTGCAGTGTGGTGAAGACGTGTAGGGAGTTGGTGCCGTGGGGTGGTTGGGCTGTGTCTCACGGTGGGGAGAAAAATCCCCTGTTTTCGATGGTGAAAACAGAGCACCCTCTCTAAACCTTTCGGTGGTTGGCACCGTTTAGGTGGGCTGCGGAAAGACTCTATTTGCCGTGTGATGGTTGCTGCGTGTGGGAAAGCTGGTGGTTTTTGGTGTACTGTCGTGTGTTGTGCGGTGGTCTCGTGTTTGCTCTACGGTGAGCGTTGGTTGTGTGTTTGAAGGTGGATAAAACCGAGACTCTCTCGGTGACGGACTCGCGGGTTGTGTGGCTTCGCTGGTGTCGTGGTGAAAGGCAACGAGAGGTATGGCTCATGGTGGAGGAAGGTTGTGTGCTCGTGGCTTACGGGGTGCGGGCTGGGCAGCGGCGTTAAGGAGATTAaaatgtatatacatatatacatatatatatatatatataggtgatagaGAACGCTCAAAATAAAACCTAgggaaagagacgtgcatgagtGAGATGACTAGACGTGCATGCAGAGGAAACAGATGCAATGAAGCCGTGCATGCAGTGGCTTGATGCGTGAAAGGAGGACTCATGGTGGAGGACTTGGGGAGTGCGGCTTGCAGTTTTGGTGAgggtaccatatatatatatatatatgattgagaACCCAAAAGAAAATCCTAGATAAAAAGAGACATGAATGTGCACGAGTGAATTGTTTGAAatttatagaagaaaaatctggtagggaggagttttattatgaaaaggacTCATGAGCttggagagaaaataataataataataataataatggaaccttaataaaaaaataatctatccGATAAATTCTCTAATgagctttaactcatttattgagtttaacaaaattatccgtaatttatccctaaaaaatataggatcgggtcgttacataTAAGCATCTACTTCTTTGGCTACATGATGGAAGACACTTTGGTCAACCTATTGCCTGATATGACCAAcatcttttctgtttaatttCTTCCACTCATCATCAGTTTTCTTTTCTGATTTAACTCCGGCCAAATCAATAGGCTCAAAGAACTCTTTGCAATACAGAACATCCTCCATCATTGTCTTCCAAATTGAGTATTTGGAAGAAGTGAGTTTGATCATACTACTAGATGAATCCTCCATATTTAATTTACACCgataataaacaaaataatcaacCGAAGCTCTGGTACCACTTTGTTAGGatgaaaaccaaaaagaaattctatatataataatacatcagAATTCAGGAATGCCAAAAGGacatttgaaaaaagagaaaaatcaaatatgcTGGTATCATTAATCTATAATCCATTCAACCAGAactacctatcaaaaaaaaaaaaaaatccattcaacCAGAgctaataaattgatataacgTGACATAGAGAGGGAGGTCTTTCAGCATGCATGTATTAAAAGAATCTGGATTTTAGTCTCTTTCACGTACATTTGTTGAACTATATATGAGAACTTATTAGGATCATGTTTCCGCTCGACCTCATCTGCTTCTGCAATTCATGtatcttcatcatcttcaattTTCTACTCTTTACATGCCATGAGAAAGTTGAGATTAATTTGTTTCATCGAGTATCAACACCTGGAAAACCAGTTCATATTTCAGAGTTCAGTGCAATGTAACATTTGCTCTTCAATGAAAAATTGGGGAACAATCGAAAACGTTAGAATGAAAGAATCTGGTTCTTAGCAACACATGAGTGACGAATCTGATTTATGAAACTGAATTATGAAACTAAATATCTTACTAAGAAGTATGAAGAGGAAATTGCTTAATTACCTGGCAACATACGGGACAGGTCTCACTTCTCTCCATCCATTCATATATACAACTAAGGTGGTAATGATGAGAACATTGGGTTAAAATCTTAGGATTCTCAGGTATGTATTCTGTCAACAGAAAAGCATGGTAAGAGTCACGGAGAAAATGAGAGTAGCAATATGTTTTCTTTGACATACAACAATTTCTATCTTCTAGCTAGATGACACAGATCATATCCTGCTCAGAAGTTGGACAAAGAAATCAGGATAAACTGACCACGTGTACtggatccaaaaaaaaaaaaaacaggttaCCTTCAAGACATATAGGGCATATATCTTCATGATCTTCGGGTAATGCACGGTCATCATGAAGGTCTCCAGCTTTCGTATTTTCCAATGAGAACTTCAGTGAGGAATCTGTTGAAAGTTCTTCTCCAGTGTGAGTACTAGAACTGAGCTCCGAATGAATGCTCAAATCACCTTTACCTTTGTTTAGTCCTTTGACCAGCTCATCCTGTTGCAAATTGGAGGATCTATAATCGGTATTAGATGCCAAAGTTCCAGGAAGAGATAAAATAGTCGCAGGTTCTGTATATGCGGGTGCCCCATTTGGAGTTGAGGAAGCTGCCTCCTGGGAGGATGAATGCAGGGCATGCATTTCATGCCCACCTCTGAAAAATGCTGCAAACTGTACATAATTACATTAGAAAAGCTGGATACAGATCATGGGGAATTTCCAAGCATTCAATACCATCATTCAATTATCAAGATTAAGATCGAAACAAAATGATCTACGAAAATTTAACTTCACATCTATAGAGCAAATGTGGCAAGATACTTCCATGCTTCTGATTATCTAAGGATTAACACATAATGAAATCATGTCACAATAAGCTTCACCACAGCAGGCATACAATCCAGATACCATGACCTAGGACTAGCATTTCTCTGAAGCagaaatgataaaatcattGTTCATGTCTCTTGTTTGTGTGCACGGATCCATGTCTGTAGCAATGCTCTTCTCTGAAGTCTTAAATGGGAAGTAGTTCAATTGGGAGGGGTGGTTTGACAGTCCAGATTATTATACTTTGTCacctatttttttcatcttaacGTACTGTACGTTAGACTTGGACGAATGACGCTATTTTGACCAAAAGTGGTAGTTGGAGTGCAATATGTCTAAGCATCGATGGTTCGGATGCAAAACGTTAAACACCTTCTAATTAAGGGTGGAAAGTATAGTTTTCTTTTTACTTCTTCGTAATGGAATGTTATTAGAAAGCAACAAAAGGTTTAAACTTTAGAAAGATACAAACATGGCCAGTAGTTCAAATACTTATCATGATTATAtgggaaataattaatttgtacaGTCTAGCTAGGGTGTGTAAGCTCACACTCTTTGAAAAACGTGGGCAAACATGAGAGCCACATGAAATAACTTACTTTTAACGGTGGACcatacttttttcaaatgaaatttgaaCACCTTATAAATGTATCTAGCATTCCTCTAACTATATCATTGGTTGCATTTACTAGCTGTGACAATGTTCTGCTATTTCACAGGTGTTGTGATTCATTGAGATGCATGGAACAAGCATTCCTAGTAACTGAAGGCTTCACGAAAAATATAAGTACTATTGAGATCTACATGAATCCTTTTGCTAATAGCTATTCCGCAGGAAACAAAAGGTCAATGTAGCAGGACTCCCATGGACATGATACCTTGCTGAATGAGTTACAAGTGAAGCACAGAGGACAAGTGCAGTTTCCCTGGCTGGATACATTAGCAGTTTCTCCAGGATCATCCTTGTCAtgaaagcaacaaaaaaaagaTTCCATCTTAAGGCTTCAATTTCTACAGAGATATGGACTTCTGCAAGACATATTAACGTCTCATTAGCAAAATTGAAATAAGTTTCTCAATGCCAGTGTAAAGAACATATTCAAAGAACATATAAGAAGTCAACAGTAAACAGCCAAGATGACCGTCCAACGACAACAATTAATCGAGTCTGCATTTAGTTTGCTGAAATTTTCCCAGAATTTTTAATCCTCAAGTGAAGAATTAATATTACCTTGCAacgatatataaaattaattaaattagtaggAAGAATTATTTTTTCGATTCTTCCAGACAGAACTCTTGTCTTGGCATTTGTTTTCctggaaaatgttttcttttcagAACCGGCTGACTAAAAAAATTCCTCAGCTTCAAACTGGGACAGAACAGGGGGAAAAAACcaagaaaggagagagaaatcaTTTAGAACCAACTACACAGCATATTTTTTCGTGAGGGTCGATGCTCAATTGAATGAACGGATTCTTCCTGGAATATGAATCTTTGAGATTCCAGTAAAAACTAGCATATACGATCAATCATAAGGAGATTCTCGTGAAGATGGTCCAACATAATTACTTCACTAAATCCCATGAACGAGTAACTTCTACAAATCGAAAGCAACAACAAACcaacgaagaaaaaaaaagctagAAACCTTGACAACACAAAGCGAACGTCGGAaacttgggaaggagaaaaaacatataagaaaaagaaCGCTAATTAAACTGGGAAACATACATGTCTCCGGTGTGAGAGCAGATAGCAGAAGCCTTCGAAAATATTATTCTGAAGCAGATATGAATCGAAGAACGACTTAGAGAAATAgagataaagatgaagatgaagatgaaggatGGAAAATTGGGAATAGAAGAAGAATACATGAGTTCAACTTGGAGTCGGAGTATCAGATGGTTTCTTCGCGTAGGTTTCTTCGCCGATAAAAAAGCTGAAATAAGATTTTGTGGGGCCTACTGCGCCCTCGCGGGCCCACTTTGCGCCGATCGTGTCAACTTCTTTAGGATTTtgatcaattaatttatatcattaatTACGTGCCAAAtcatcttttttcaaaaagatttgaGGCGTGCATTTCAAAATGAGAAGGCTTttggataattttaaaattgagtaATGGCTAACgataaattctaaatagataaattttatataaaagtttagtgaattttataaataaaaaatattttttttatattttttaaggtataatttatttttttataaagatttatacaaaatttatctatttaaaattttaaattatatatattttataggagagtttagataaaatttatgtgatggttggcattttttttatagcttttataaaaattatttttttatttttttatgaaaaataaggGAAACACATCATGACTTACTATAATTCCAGGGCttacaaattaatatgtaaattaaaaataatgttagatacaattttaagatatgtaagcatatatacttattttgagaaaaaatagtGTATCCCACattaaaaagtgagttttttttttttaatgtgagtgtcaaatttatttattttttttttttaaaaaaagtatacaaaGTTTACACACCTTAAAATCgcataaataattttgatgtaaattaaagacataaaaattattacaattataAGAGTCATTTTTCTTCGTTCTAATCTGGACAGATCAAACTGCATGGAAGGCCACGTACAGTACTGGCCGAATATGCGTAAGAAAATTAGGAGGGCTGGAATTTGGGTCGAGACTCGAGGCATTTGTACTTGCCGAAGCTAATTAGCCAAGCCCATGTCTTGGATCAGCTCGgtccaacatgcatgcatgcccattTCCACGTACGTAGTCGTACAGCCAGCTCTTAACGTACGCGCTTGTTCCTCGGCTAATTTCTCGATTTGGGTGGGACATGAAGAAGAGACACGACATGCCAATAGAATCATGATTTTGCATGCCTTTTTAATTCGTTGGGCTTAAACAGTCGAATATTAATCCTGTTTTGCTTGAATAATCAATCAATTGGTGAGCATTAATCGGGATTATGGAAAAAGTTCGACGTttaaaagaggtaagaaaaggCAAAAAGGTTGTGGTAGTGCCAATATAAATTAGGTGAAAAATAAGATGCTAGAATCTAATTACTTACCAGCTTGTTGATTCATGTCATGCCTGCCGGCCATTATGGTGTAATTCCAAATTTTACCGACACAAACGTACAAACATTGACAGGTGGAATTAAAGTTTGTGAGACGACATGACATCTTAGAAAGAACTTTGTTAGGGATCCGCAACTATTTGGTTACACActacacatattttttattttttatttgttttaaatatcaTAAGCTTCTCTCTCATAAGCGCTCTCTCATctatgtctctctctcatcaagctttctctctcttcgACCTCCCTCTcttcaagctctctctctcctcaagtgTTCTCTCTCCTTAACGTccctcacttctctctcttcaaGTGTTCTCTTTCACATGAAAATGTCGATTGtaacgagagaaaaaaaattaaaagataaaatcgGTTGACACGTGGGGTGTGTTTTGGCTAATGCCAAATAGGGATTGATACCAATACTTTTTCGCCATCAAAATCCCTTTAACGTAAGAGTCGGACTATTCTGCTGTCCAGAGTAGCCCTCTCAACTTTatgcttttgatttttgaattttgttttaaatgttttattttcatatatttaaatactttgaaaaaaaatcaaatacacttaaattcattttcttaatcatttagtaaaaaaaaaaaaattgccaagCTGCCAAATGGAGCGGTACAAATAGGAGAGCAAAGTAGTATTTTCCTTAATGTCGTAAAGGAaagaatctatatatatatatatatatatatatatatatatgtaaatcttGTTTATTAACATGCAGGGGCGGAACCAGAAAATTTAATTTGGGGggctaagttaaaaaaaaaatttggggaggttaaatactaatttttatatagtctactttataaaaacactttctaaaacttaatttttatcaaattttaaaaactttgggGGGGCCAAAAGCCCCTCAAGCCATAAGGTAGTTCCGCCCCTGTTAACATGCCAAAcacattattaatataaaaatgtattcGTATTTGTACTCTTGATAAATATGACGTTTATTATACTTATATGGAATTACAAGTAGATCAATAGCGCGCTCgatcataaattaattaaagaaagtagttataaattattatcTTGTATGATCtgtacatgatgatcatgtatCATGGCAGCATATTCTTCCCTTGTACAATTAAGAAACATCATTACATTAATTTCTGTGTTCATTGCATGCCAATATCGCAGTGTCTGACACATGGTGATCATGTGCATGGCTAGGGCAAGACATagattatatatgatcattggCTGATCTCTAATTAATTCGGTTAATTCTGAAATCAGAGTAGTTCTGCAGAGGTAGATTGATCATTGTAATCAGAGTAGTGGACTCAACTTAGTCAAATTTTAGCGAAGGTTTAGCTAAGTTGCATAATAATCTATTATAATAGACTTGAcaaatgaacaataattttaactttcattattttcataggCTAAATCTGACTAGCCCCTTACCTCTTGTCgaccaaatattattttatcataaaaaattaatctttatgaactcctaaaatattattatttttaataaaaaattcatctgGCTAGTTCATTTATTCTCCGTCAAGTTTTCTGACGTGAGCATATATATCAGGATGCATTTCTGTAAGCACTGTTTGAACTCCTAGCATCACTGCAGAGAGTTTGTGAGCTTCAACTTTTGTTTCATACAAGGAATGAGAACTAAAAcagaattaaatattatagaagAAGACCATAAActatatatcaaaacaaatgTTCGAGAgtgttagaaataaaataaatgaaaatatcataatcaatattttaatagaataataatagattttttagtctattatttaatgttgttgaaaaataactagctaaatttataaaagtaaattttaaattttgttgattATATTATTAGGGCTCTAAATAACAAGACAGTATATTGCAAATATTGAACTACCTAGCTGGCTAGGAAGTACGTATTAAAAGCGGACCAAAAGCATTGCACGAAAGTGTAATGTTACATGTAATCGTGGAGTACGCAAGTGCCatgtagtcgttttgaaaataaagtggggtctattattaaaaaattattactttttcacgtGAGTcacatatttattcactttttttaaagtgattatatgatacttacacactcacaactgtaactatcatttctatGCACCAAAATCATAACTAATAGTTTGGCCATGTATGGAAAGTGAGATGATGAGTACATCtccttttatttcaaaattttttataagttttttcaaatatattacttaaatataaaatattttttaatttaaaatatataatttttcatctaattattacaaattttttaaattttcaaacaaaatattaaaaacaacaatacaatattttcaaattttaaaataaaaaattatattcaaacaattttttaacttttataatatttgtatttaactttttatatcttatttttcaaaactcaatgaaacatcttaattcaaattatttcattattatttacaaataatttcattactatttaaaaaattatcattttatctcattactCAAACATGCTCTTAATCTAACAAATCAGCACCGCCCGGACCATATATCCAACTTATTGCTAGAGTGTTTCAAtgttgccatttttttttttctgtacttTAATTACATGATATGGGTATAATAACGATTATGGTCATCTACACGACATAGTTAAATACTTAAAACGTATTTATCCAAACTTGATAGGCATATGTAGTAgggatcttataatatttattaatcatttaatactatatatacatatggaaTATTCACATCgataataacaaatattataaaattcattttgaaCATCTAATCTCTAATCTTGAACATCTACTTGAGGCTTTTCGTATTTTTTAAAGCAAGAGTGTCAATGATAGGCATGATTTATGATCTGTTTCTTTATTTAGTTGTTTTTTAACACCCATGCCCATTCCCAAGGCAATAAATCAAGAAACAAGCTAGCTCCCAAAAGATCGGGTCGATCGTAAGAAGTCGCAAATTAGTTGGCCATAGATCAGGTCTTGTTTGGTTAcgcaattcagatgagatgaaatgtttttattgaaagttgaataaaatattgttataatataaatttttaatattatttttattttaaaatttgaaaaaattgaattatttattatattttgtgtgaaagtttgaaaaaattataattagaagatgagataaaatgagatgagatgagatagttttatgtAACCAAACCGGATAAGACTTATATATTAAGTACTGAGTGGGGCTGTCAAGTACTCATGATGAACTAATACAACATGCGACTACATGCATGGGACTTTGGAACAAgtccttctatatatatatatatatatatatatatatatatatacacacacatatatataagtggctatctaactgctatagtgatttttttattgtttttccgttaattttcattctatttcCGTTAACGTGTAATAGTGAATAAGATACGAAGCAATTAACCTACAATCCCAAGGGCCACACCGTGCATGCCATGCCCGAGCTGCTACTGGCCATATTCTTATATTATCTTGTTATTTGCCCTTTGGTTGAGC carries:
- the LOC108989369 gene encoding E3 ubiquitin-protein ligase At3g02290-like isoform X1, encoding MESFFCCFHDKDDPGETANVSSQGNCTCPLCFTCNSFSKFAAFFRGGHEMHALHSSSQEAASSTPNGAPAYTEPATILSLPGTLASNTDYRSSNLQQDELVKGLNKGKGDLSIHSELSSSTHTGEELSTDSSLKFSLENTKAGDLHDDRALPEDHEDICPICLEEYIPENPKILTQCSHHYHLSCIYEWMERSETCPVCCQVLILDETN
- the LOC108989369 gene encoding E3 ubiquitin-protein ligase At3g02290-like isoform X2; this translates as MESFFCCFHDKDDPGETANVSSQGNCTCPLCFTCNSFSKFAAFFRGGHEMHALHSSSQEAASSTPNGAPAYTEPATILSLPGTLASNTDYRSSNLQQDELVKGLNKDSSLKFSLENTKAGDLHDDRALPEDHEDICPICLEEYIPENPKILTQCSHHYHLSCIYEWMERSETCPVCCQVLILDETN